One Pasteurella dagmatis DNA segment encodes these proteins:
- the rpmG gene encoding 50S ribosomal protein L33 gives MAAKGPREKIKLVSTAETGHFYTTTKNKRNMPEKMEIKKYDPVVRKHVVYKEAKIK, from the coding sequence ATGGCAGCTAAAGGACCTCGTGAGAAAATCAAATTAGTTTCAACAGCAGAAACTGGTCATTTTTACACTACAACTAAAAACAAACGTAATATGCCTGAAAAAATGGAAATCAAGAAATATGATCCTGTAGTGCGCAAACACGTTGTTTATAAAGAAGCTAAAATCAAATAA
- the rpmB gene encoding 50S ribosomal protein L28: MSRVCQVTGKRPAVGNNRSHAMNATKRRFLPNLHTHRFWVESEKRFVTLRLTAKGMRIIDKKGIDAVLADIRARGEKI; the protein is encoded by the coding sequence ATGTCTAGAGTCTGTCAAGTAACAGGCAAGCGTCCGGCAGTTGGTAACAACCGCTCACACGCAATGAATGCGACTAAACGTCGTTTCTTACCAAACCTTCATACCCACCGTTTCTGGGTTGAAAGCGAAAAACGTTTCGTAACTTTACGCTTAACTGCGAAAGGTATGCGTATCATCGATAAAAAAGGCATTGATGCAGTTTTAGCTGATATCCGTGCTCGTGGCGAGAAAATCTAA